A genomic region of Rahnella aceris contains the following coding sequences:
- the frdA gene encoding fumarate reductase (quinol) flavoprotein subunit: MQTFNADIAIIGAGGAGLRAAIAAAEANPNLNIALISKVYPMRSHTVAAEGGSAAVTQDHDSFDFHFQDTVSGGDWLCEQDVVDHFVHQCPTEMAQLELWGCPWSRKDDGSVNVRRFGGMKIERTWFAADKTGFHMLHTLFQTSLKYPQIKRFDEHFVLDILVDEGQVRGVVAINMMEGTRVQIRANAVVMATGGAGRVYRYNTNGGIVTGDGMGMAFRHGIPLRDMEFVQYHPTGLPGSGILMTEGCRGEGGILVNKDGYRYLQDYGMGPETPLGEPKNKYMELGPRDKVSQAFWHEWRAGRTIETPRGDVVYLDLRHLGEKKLRERLPFICELAKAYVGVDPITDPIPVRPTAHYTMGGIETDAQCETRIKGLFAVGECSSVGLHGANRLGSNSLAELVVFGRMAGEKAAERAVEAKDTGNSVALEAQVRDIENRVAALMAQEGDESWAAIRDEMGLAMEEGCGIYRTTELMQKTIDKLAELKERFKRVKIQDTSSVFNTDLLYTIELGHGLEVAECMAHSAINRRESRGAHQRLDEGCTERDDVNFLKHTLAFYQPDSAPRLEYGDVKITTLPPAKRVYGGESETHDKKDKEQSRG; encoded by the coding sequence GTGCAAACCTTTAACGCCGACATTGCAATTATAGGTGCAGGTGGGGCGGGTTTACGCGCAGCAATAGCCGCAGCGGAAGCCAATCCCAACCTGAATATCGCGTTGATTTCGAAAGTGTACCCAATGCGCAGCCACACCGTGGCGGCCGAAGGCGGTTCTGCCGCTGTGACGCAAGATCACGACAGCTTTGATTTTCACTTCCAGGATACCGTTTCCGGAGGCGACTGGCTGTGTGAGCAAGACGTAGTGGATCATTTCGTTCATCAATGCCCGACTGAAATGGCCCAGCTTGAACTGTGGGGCTGTCCGTGGAGCCGTAAGGATGACGGTTCCGTCAATGTTCGCCGCTTCGGCGGAATGAAGATCGAACGCACCTGGTTTGCCGCGGATAAAACCGGCTTCCATATGCTGCACACCCTGTTCCAGACCTCGCTGAAATACCCACAAATCAAACGATTCGATGAGCATTTCGTCCTCGATATTCTGGTCGATGAAGGCCAGGTACGCGGCGTTGTCGCCATCAATATGATGGAAGGCACACGCGTGCAAATTCGGGCTAACGCCGTGGTCATGGCGACCGGCGGCGCAGGCCGTGTTTACCGTTACAACACCAACGGCGGTATCGTCACCGGCGATGGCATGGGCATGGCGTTCCGCCATGGCATTCCGTTGCGCGACATGGAGTTCGTGCAATATCACCCGACCGGCCTGCCGGGTTCCGGCATCCTGATGACAGAAGGCTGCCGCGGTGAAGGCGGCATTCTGGTCAACAAAGACGGTTACCGTTATCTGCAGGATTACGGCATGGGGCCGGAAACCCCTCTGGGCGAGCCGAAAAACAAATACATGGAACTCGGCCCGCGTGACAAAGTATCACAAGCGTTCTGGCACGAATGGCGCGCCGGACGCACCATCGAAACGCCGCGTGGCGACGTGGTATATCTGGATTTACGCCATCTCGGCGAGAAAAAACTGCGTGAACGTCTGCCGTTCATCTGCGAACTGGCCAAAGCGTATGTCGGCGTCGATCCGATTACGGACCCGATCCCTGTTCGCCCTACCGCGCACTACACCATGGGCGGCATTGAAACCGATGCACAGTGTGAAACCCGTATCAAAGGTCTGTTCGCAGTCGGTGAATGTTCGTCTGTCGGTCTGCATGGCGCCAACCGTCTCGGCTCAAACTCACTGGCAGAACTGGTGGTGTTCGGGCGTATGGCCGGTGAAAAAGCGGCAGAACGCGCAGTTGAAGCCAAAGACACCGGCAACAGCGTCGCGCTCGAAGCGCAGGTGCGTGATATCGAAAACCGTGTTGCCGCGCTGATGGCACAGGAAGGCGACGAAAGCTGGGCCGCCATCCGTGACGAAATGGGTCTGGCGATGGAAGAAGGTTGCGGGATTTATCGCACTACCGAGCTGATGCAAAAAACCATCGATAAACTGGCCGAACTGAAAGAACGCTTCAAACGGGTGAAAATTCAGGATACCTCCAGTGTCTTTAATACCGACCTGCTGTATACCATCGAACTGGGTCATGGCCTGGAAGTAGCAGAATGTATGGCGCATTCCGCCATCAATCGTCGCGAATCACGCGGCGCCCATCAGCGTCTCGATGAAGGCTGTACCGAACGCGATGACGTGAATTTCCTCAAACATACTCTGGCCTTTTATCAGCCAGATTCCGCCCCGCGCCTCGAATATGGCGACGTGAAAATTACCACGCTGCCACCGGCAAAACGCGTGTACGGCGGGGAATCTGAGACTCACGATAAAAAAGATAAGGAGCAATCACGTGGCTAA
- a CDS encoding uracil-xanthine permease family protein: MSESNDKELLYGLEERIAPAPAFFTAIQHVLASVVGIITPPLIIGSVLGLNAYLPYLISMSLLASGIGTFIQARRFMSVGAGMICLQGTSFAFLGVILSGGMLVKSRGGSPEDIMAMIFGVNFVAAFIPLLVSRFIGQMRRVFTPLVSGTVIALIGISLIKVSITDWAGGHGAANFGAPANLGLGALTLLVIVACNRIDVRWLRLSSIVLGIVVGCIAAALTGHLTVKPLQGDWFALPQLFRFGFKFDWIIFVPIALVSFISILEAVGDLTANCMLSQQPIEGESFRKRLQGGILADGISCLIAAAFSSFPNTTFAQNNGVIQMTGVASRFVGMYIGAVLLVLGLFPFIGEVLQQIPAPVLGGATLVMFGSVVAAGIRIMTQSPVGRREMLIIAIAFGIGLGIEAVPDVLGQFPPIVGNIFGHAVTSGGVIAILLNLLMPAERTSVVAEEIKVH; encoded by the coding sequence ATGTCAGAATCCAACGACAAAGAACTTCTTTATGGACTGGAAGAGCGCATTGCACCGGCACCGGCATTTTTCACCGCCATCCAGCACGTGCTGGCAAGCGTGGTCGGAATTATCACGCCGCCGCTGATTATCGGCTCGGTTCTCGGGCTGAATGCCTACTTGCCTTATCTGATCAGCATGTCTTTGCTGGCTTCCGGCATCGGGACATTTATTCAGGCGCGCCGGTTTATGTCGGTGGGCGCGGGGATGATTTGTTTGCAAGGTACCAGTTTTGCGTTTCTGGGGGTGATCCTCTCCGGCGGTATGTTGGTGAAAAGCCGCGGTGGCTCTCCTGAAGACATCATGGCGATGATTTTTGGGGTGAACTTTGTGGCGGCGTTTATCCCGCTGCTGGTTAGCCGGTTTATCGGGCAGATGCGCCGCGTGTTTACACCGCTGGTCAGCGGCACCGTAATCGCGCTGATTGGCATCAGCCTGATTAAAGTCAGCATTACCGACTGGGCGGGCGGCCATGGTGCCGCGAATTTCGGCGCACCGGCTAACCTCGGGCTGGGGGCACTGACGCTGCTGGTGATTGTCGCCTGCAACCGCATCGACGTGCGCTGGCTGCGCCTTTCATCAATAGTTTTAGGCATTGTTGTCGGCTGTATCGCCGCTGCGCTGACCGGCCATCTGACGGTGAAACCTTTGCAGGGCGACTGGTTTGCATTGCCGCAACTGTTCCGTTTTGGTTTTAAGTTTGACTGGATTATTTTTGTGCCGATCGCGCTGGTATCGTTTATCAGCATCCTGGAAGCGGTGGGTGATCTGACCGCTAACTGCATGTTGTCGCAGCAACCGATTGAAGGAGAAAGCTTCCGTAAACGTCTGCAGGGCGGGATTCTGGCTGACGGTATCAGTTGCCTTATCGCCGCAGCCTTCTCGTCATTTCCTAACACAACATTTGCACAGAACAATGGCGTGATCCAGATGACCGGCGTCGCCAGCCGTTTTGTCGGCATGTATATTGGCGCGGTATTACTGGTGCTAGGCCTGTTTCCGTTTATCGGCGAAGTGTTGCAGCAAATTCCTGCGCCGGTGCTGGGTGGCGCAACGCTGGTGATGTTTGGCAGCGTGGTCGCGGCGGGTATCCGAATCATGACGCAGTCGCCGGTCGGACGTCGTGAAATGCTGATAATTGCCATCGCCTTTGGCATCGGTCTGGGCATTGAAGCCGTGCCAGATGTGCTTGGTCAGTTCCCACCCATCGTTGGCAATATCTTCGGGCATGCCGTGACCAGCGGTGGCGTTATCGCTATTCTGCTCAATTTACTGATGCCTGCAGAACGCACCAGCGTGGTCGCGGAGGAGATCAAGGTTCACTGA
- the epmA gene encoding elongation factor P--(R)-beta-lysine ligase, which produces MSETASWQPSAPVANLLKRAAILAEIRRFFADRGVLEVETPAMSQATVTDIHLVPFETRFVGPGAADGMTLYLMTSPEYHMKRLLAAGSGPIYQMGRSFRNEEAGRHHNPEFTMLEWYRPRYDMYRLMNEVDDLLQQVLDCDSAETLSYQQAFTRHLGVDPLSADKTELREAAAKLDLSNIADTEEDRDTLLQLLFTMGVEPHIGRDKPTFVYHFPATQAALAEISTEDHRVAERFEVYYKGIELANGFRELTDSREQRQRFEQDNRKRAARGLPQHPVDNNLLDALEHGMPECSGVALGVDRLIMIALGAASLSDVLAFPVTRA; this is translated from the coding sequence ATGAGCGAAACAGCAAGCTGGCAACCCAGTGCTCCCGTCGCCAATTTGTTGAAGCGTGCGGCTATCCTCGCTGAGATTCGACGTTTCTTTGCCGATCGCGGCGTACTGGAAGTTGAAACGCCAGCAATGAGCCAGGCCACGGTGACCGACATTCATCTGGTGCCGTTTGAGACGCGTTTTGTCGGGCCGGGTGCGGCTGACGGCATGACGTTGTATCTGATGACCAGCCCGGAATATCACATGAAACGTTTGCTGGCTGCGGGCAGCGGGCCGATTTATCAGATGGGCCGCAGTTTCCGTAATGAAGAAGCCGGGCGTCATCATAATCCGGAATTCACCATGCTCGAATGGTACCGTCCGCGTTATGACATGTACCGTCTGATGAATGAAGTGGATGATTTACTCCAGCAGGTTCTCGATTGCGATAGCGCTGAAACCCTGTCTTATCAGCAGGCGTTTACCCGCCATCTCGGTGTGGATCCGTTATCCGCCGACAAAACGGAACTGCGTGAAGCGGCGGCAAAACTGGATTTATCCAACATTGCTGATACCGAAGAAGACCGTGACACCCTGTTACAGTTGTTGTTTACGATGGGTGTAGAACCGCACATTGGTCGCGACAAACCGACATTCGTCTATCATTTCCCGGCCACGCAGGCCGCTCTGGCAGAAATCAGTACGGAAGATCACCGCGTCGCCGAGCGTTTCGAGGTGTATTACAAAGGCATTGAGCTGGCGAATGGTTTCCGTGAACTGACGGACAGCCGTGAGCAGCGTCAGCGTTTCGAGCAGGATAACCGCAAACGCGCGGCACGCGGCCTGCCGCAGCATCCTGTCGATAACAATCTGCTGGATGCGTTAGAACACGGTATGCCGGAGTGTTCAGGTGTGGCGCTGGGTGTTGACCGCCTGATTATGATTGCGCTGGGTGCTGCCAGCCTGAGTGATGTCCTGGCCTTCCCGGTGACACGCGCCTGA
- a CDS encoding 8-oxoguanine deaminase, with the protein MSEQRTWIKNPLAVFTANSLDARGGIVTEGQKIAELLTAGQPPSQPVDHIYDASESVLLPGLINTHHHFYQTLTRAWAPVVNVPLFPWLKKLYPVWARLGPEALGLASRVAMAELLLSGCTTTTDHHYLFPQGMEEAIDVQVGVVRELGMRALLTRGSMSLGEEQGGLPPEQTVQSGEVILQDSQRLIDRYHQRGEGAWMQIALAPCSPFSVTTEIMRESARLAQREDVRLHTHLAETLDEEQFCLKMFGLRTVDYLESVGWLSDRTWLAHGIHFNDDEIRRLGAAGTGICHCPVSNMRLASGMCPTRDLEAAGVPIGLGVDGSASNDASNLMYEARQALYLQRLKYGAEYVTPERVLGWATCGSAKLIGRDDIGQIAVGKQADLALFKLDELRFSGSHDPIAALLLCGAEKADRVMIGGKWRVTDGEIVGMDIKSLISLHRNAAAALIADL; encoded by the coding sequence ATGTCAGAGCAACGCACGTGGATCAAAAATCCGCTGGCGGTTTTTACCGCCAACTCACTGGATGCCCGTGGCGGCATCGTCACTGAAGGGCAGAAAATTGCTGAGTTGCTGACCGCGGGTCAGCCACCTTCGCAGCCGGTAGATCATATTTATGATGCCTCCGAGTCTGTACTGCTGCCGGGGCTGATTAACACTCATCATCATTTTTATCAGACGCTGACCCGGGCCTGGGCGCCCGTGGTCAACGTGCCGTTATTCCCGTGGCTGAAAAAACTTTATCCCGTCTGGGCGCGTTTAGGGCCGGAGGCGCTGGGCCTGGCAAGCCGCGTCGCAATGGCTGAACTGTTGCTCTCCGGTTGCACTACCACCACTGACCACCATTATCTTTTCCCGCAGGGCATGGAGGAGGCGATCGATGTGCAGGTGGGCGTCGTGCGTGAGCTGGGCATGCGTGCGTTACTGACGCGCGGCTCGATGAGTCTCGGCGAGGAGCAGGGCGGTTTGCCGCCGGAACAGACGGTCCAGTCGGGCGAGGTGATTTTGCAGGACAGCCAGCGCCTGATTGACCGCTATCATCAGCGCGGCGAGGGCGCGTGGATGCAGATTGCACTGGCACCTTGCTCGCCGTTTTCGGTCACCACCGAAATTATGCGTGAGAGCGCCAGACTGGCGCAGCGGGAAGATGTCCGGCTGCATACGCATCTGGCGGAAACGCTGGATGAAGAACAGTTTTGCCTGAAAATGTTTGGTCTGCGTACAGTCGATTATCTGGAAAGCGTTGGCTGGCTGAGTGACCGGACATGGCTGGCACACGGTATTCACTTTAACGACGACGAAATCCGCCGTCTGGGCGCGGCGGGCACCGGTATCTGTCATTGTCCGGTGTCGAATATGCGGCTGGCTTCCGGTATGTGCCCGACGCGGGATCTGGAGGCCGCTGGCGTACCGATTGGTCTGGGCGTTGACGGTTCGGCGTCGAATGATGCATCAAACCTGATGTATGAAGCGCGGCAGGCGCTGTATCTGCAACGTCTGAAATACGGGGCGGAATATGTCACGCCGGAGCGAGTGCTGGGCTGGGCGACGTGCGGTTCGGCGAAGCTTATCGGTCGCGATGATATCGGGCAGATTGCCGTGGGCAAACAGGCTGATCTGGCGCTGTTTAAACTCGATGAATTACGTTTCAGCGGCAGTCATGATCCGATTGCCGCGCTGCTATTGTGTGGTGCGGAAAAAGCCGATCGGGTGATGATCGGCGGGAAATGGCGGGTGACTGACGGTGAAATTGTCGGCATGGATATCAAATCGCTGATCTCTTTGCACCGCAACGCTGCTGCAGCGCTAATCGCGGATCTGTAA